One genomic window of Oncorhynchus kisutch isolate 150728-3 linkage group LG26, Okis_V2, whole genome shotgun sequence includes the following:
- the LOC109882465 gene encoding tubulin alpha chain, producing MRECISMHVGQAGVQMGNACWELYCLEHGIQPDGQMPSDKTCGGGDDSFNTFFSETGAGKHVPRAIFVDLEPTVIDEVRTGIYRQLFHPEQLITGKEDAANNYARGHYTIGKEIIDIVLDRTRKLADQCTGLQGFLIFHSFGGGTGSGFTSLLMERLSVDYGKKSKLEFAVYPAPQVSTAVVEPYNSILTTHTTLEHSDCAFMVDNEAIYDICRRNLDIERPSYTNLNRLIGQIVSSITASLRFDGALNVDLTEFQTNLVPYPRIHFPLATYAPVISAEKAYHEQLSVADITNACFEPANQMVKCDPRHGKYMACCLLYRGDVVPKDVNSAIAAIKTKRSIQFVDWCPTGFKVGINYQPPTVVPGGDLAKVQRAVCMLSNTTAIAEAWARLDHKFDLMYAKRAFVHWYVGEGMEEGEFSEAREDMAALEKDYEEVGTDSVGEEDEEGEEY from the exons ATG CGTGAGTGTATTTCCATGCATGTGGGCCAAGCCGGAGTCCAGATGGGTAACGCCTGTTGGGAGCTGTACTGCCTGGAGCATGGGATCCAGCCGGACGGACAGATGCCCAGTGACAAGACCTGTGGAGGTGGAGACGACTCCTTCAACACCTTCTTCAGTGAGACCGGAGCCGGAAAGCATGTCCCCCGTGCCATCTTCGTTGATCTGGAGCCCACTGTCATCG ATGAGGTGAGGACAGGTATCTATCGTCAGTTGTTCCATCCTGAGCAGCTGATCACTGGTAAAGAAGATGCTGCCAACAACTACGCCCGCGGTCACTACACCATCGGCAAGGAGATCATTGACATTGTGCTGGACAGGACACGCAAACTG GCTGACCAGTGTACAGGTCTCCAGGGGTTCCTCATCTTCCACAGCTTCGGAGGAGGCACCGGTTCTGGTTTCACCTCCCTGCTGATGGAACGTCTGTCTGTCGACTACGGAAAGAAGTCTAAGCTTGAGTTTGCCGTTTACCCAGCTCCCCAGGTGTCCACGGCTGTGGTGGAGCCCTACAACTCCATCCTGACCACTCACACCACCCTGGAGCACTCTGACTGTGCCTTCATGGTGGACAATGAGGCCATCTATGACATCTGCCGTAGGAACCTTGACATTGAGCGTCCCTCATACACCAACCTCAACAGGCTCATTGGTCAGATCGTCTCTTCCATCACTGCCTCCCTGCGTTTCGATGGAGCCCTGAATGTtgatctgacagagttccagaccaACTTGGTGCCCTACCCCCGTATCCACTTCCCCCTGGCCACCTATGCCCCGGTCATCTCTGCTGAGAAGGCCTATCACGAGCAGCTGTCAGTCGCTGACATCACCAACGCCTGCTTTGAGCCGGCCAatcagatggtgaagtgtgacccTCGTCACGGCAAATACATGGCCTGCTGTCTCCTGTACCGTGGTGACGTTGTTCCCAAAGATGTCAACTCTGCCATCGCTGCCATCAAAACCAAGAGGAGTATCCAGTTTGTGGACTGGTGTCCCACTGGCTTCAAGGTGGGTATCAACTACCAGCCCCCTACAGTGGTTCCTGGAGGAGACCTGGCCAAGGTCCAGAGGGCTGTGTGCATGCTGAGTAACACCACAGCCATCGCTGAGGCCTGGGCCCGTCTGGACCACAAGTTTGACCTGATGTATGCCAAGAGAGCCTTTGTGCACTGGTACGTTGGTGAGGGCATGGAGGAGGGAGAGTTCTCTGAGGCCAGAGAAGACATGGCAGCCCTGGAGAAGGATTATGAAGAGGTGGGCACTGACAGCGTgggagaagaggatgaggagggagaggaatatTAA